One window from the genome of Macrobrachium rosenbergii isolate ZJJX-2024 chromosome 2, ASM4041242v1, whole genome shotgun sequence encodes:
- the LOC136842104 gene encoding LOW QUALITY PROTEIN: putative nuclease HARBI1 (The sequence of the model RefSeq protein was modified relative to this genomic sequence to represent the inferred CDS: inserted 1 base in 1 codon), translating into MAEDHHVRIRQVKTFQPRKDILGIYNDEELIKRYRLDRAGILYVTDLVRERIXSATGRSMAIAPEMKVLVTLRYLATGKMQLCNGDDLGLSQPSISRVISETLDALSTNDMLRRFVKFPREIRDIQRKQREFMQITNMPGVVGAIDGTHIRIVAPKEFEAEYVNRKNFHSINVYFAKYKIINIVTNWSGSTHDARILQQSGLKTLFDRNIVPPGCHLLGDSGYPGKRWLLTPYLNLGQCANSL; encoded by the exons ATGGCTGAAGATCATCATGTACGCATTCGTCAGGTTAAAACTTTTCAGCCTCGCAAAGATATTCTGGGCATCTATAATGATGAAGAATTAATTAAGAGATATAGATTAGATCGTGCTGGGATTTTATATGTAACGGATTTAGTGCGAGAACGCA AAAGTGCAACAGGAAGGAGCATGGCTATTGCCCCTGAAATGAAGGTATTAGTCACGTTAAGGTATTTGGCTAcaggaaaaatgcaattgtgcAATGGAGATGATTTGGGTCTCTCCCAGCCTAGTATAAGCAGAGTGATATCTGAAACACTGGATGCATTATCCACAAATGACATGCTGCGTCGATTTGTTAAGTTTCCAAGAGAAATAAGAGACATTCAGAGGAAACAAAGAGAATTTATGCAGATTACAAACATGCCTGGTGTTGTTGGAGCAATAGATGGTACACATATTAGAATAGTGGCTCCAAAAGAATTTGAAGCTGAATATGTTAACAGGAAAAATTTCCACAGTATTAATGTGTATTTTgccaaatacaaaataattaatattgttaCAAACTGGTCTGGGTCTACACATGATGCGCGTATACTGCAACAGAGTGGACTCAAAACATTGTTTGATCGTAATATTGTCCCACCTGGATGCCATCTTCTTGGAGACAGCGGTTACCCTGGCAAACGATGGTTGCTAACACCTTATCTCAACCTCGGTCAATGCGCAAATAGCTTATAA